The genomic segment CGAGCGTGCAAAACGCGAGATCGAAGCCGAAGCCGTTGCGTACATCGTCGGGCGGTATTTCGACCTAGATACGAGCGGATCAGCGTTCTATCTCGCCGCGTGGCAGGACGACGATGCGGAGAGCATTCAGGAGCGTCTCGGCCGGATCAGCTCGACCGCGCAAGAGATCATCGGGACGGTCGCCGAGGGCTGAACACGCCTTCCTCGGGCGTTAACCAACGCCTGAATTATCATTCCTACTTTGTTGGTTAATTCGTTCAGCGTTCGACCCCGAGTGTTTCGATCAGTCCCGAAATATACCCCACCGACAGTCGATGTTATGATGCGGATCCTCGTGGGACGCGTCGATATCGCGGTCGTACTCGTCGGCGATCATCTCCAACGCTGGCTCGTAGTTCACCCGGTACTCCAACATGTGCTCAATCGTCTCGTCCAACGGAATAACCGGATTGCCGTCGACCCACTCGCGAGTGATGCCCCCACTCGTCGGGAACAACACGTACGAGACGGCCGCGTCGGAGGCGGTCGCATCCGGCCGCTCTTCGATCCGGCTCGGAATCCCGAACTCATCGAAGAACGCTGTCCACCGCTCGACGTCCTGGTCGGCGACCTGGATGAAGATCGGATAATCGTCGTGGCCGCGAGCGATCTGATAGCCGCCGTGGGTCCAGACGTAGACGCCGTCGATTTTCGTGTACACAAAGGGCATCCCGGCGAAGTGCGGAATGACGTAGCCGTCGTCGATCGAGGGAGGAACAGCGCGAGAAATGGCCGCGACGAGATCGTAGTAGCGATCCCTGACAGCGTGATTCTCGATGTAGACGCCGTCCTCACGTCGGATGAAGCCTGCGTCCTCCAACCGCTGGATCCAGTCGTAGACCCACGAGTAGGAGCCGTCGATCTTCTGGGCGATTCGTCGGATCGAGTCACCCGGCCGGGCCGCGACCATGATCTTCGCCGCGGTCTCGTCGACGTACTCCATCATCACTAGTTATCGGTATCGCATCTAACTGTATTAGTCTTGTCCCCCGTATTCCCGATAGAGTTATCTCTATACAGATATACAATTCTTGGCTCCGGTAGTCCGATCCGGCGCAGCATTCGAGCAGAGAAGGGTTAACCAACAAAGGATACGACTGATCGCTATTTGTTGGTTAAGTCTATCAGCGCCCGCCGAGGGGCGGAGGCGCACTCCCGTCTCCATCGACCCATGACCGACCGATATCTAACGACCGTTCTCGACGATGCAGAGCGAGTCGCAAAGCACCACGAGCAGGTCGCCCAATCATCAGACAATCCGAATCACGAGTATCTTCGGTACGCCGTCCTTCGGCTACTCGAAGACGAGGCTGACGAAACATCGGTGGAGATACCGCAGATTGACGGCGTGACCGTCGGATACGGGGAGGATAAGGCGATGTACGAGAGCTGGGACGACGACGTCGAGTGGTGGGAGACGGTTCCGCCGCAGGCGGGATGTACTCGCTTTCGGATGTTCTACCCCGACAAGCACGAGGCTGTTCCGCGAGTCATCGTCGACGTGATGGCA from the Natronomonas gomsonensis genome contains:
- a CDS encoding helix-turn-helix domain-containing protein; its protein translation is MEYVDETAAKIMVAARPGDSIRRIAQKIDGSYSWVYDWIQRLEDAGFIRREDGVYIENHAVRDRYYDLVAAISRAVPPSIDDGYVIPHFAGMPFVYTKIDGVYVWTHGGYQIARGHDDYPIFIQVADQDVERWTAFFDEFGIPSRIEERPDATASDAAVSYVLFPTSGGITREWVDGNPVIPLDETIEHMLEYRVNYEPALEMIADEYDRDIDASHEDPHHNIDCRWGIFRD